The sequence GCACAATAATTAAATTATATTTTTACAAATCATTTTAAACGATAGAAAAAATGGCAGATTTGAAACAATTCGCAGAACAATTAGTTAACTTAACAGTTAAAGAAGTTAACGAATTAGCAACAATATTAAAAGACGAGTATGGTATCGAGCCTGCTGCTGCAGCTGTGGTAGTTGCTGCTGGTGGTGGAGAAGGTGCTGCTGAAGAAGCACAAACTGAATTTACAGTTGTATTGAAAGATGCTGGTGCATCTAAATTAGCAGTTGTGAAATTAGTAAAAGAACTTACAGGTTTAGGTCTTAAAGAAGCTAAAGATGTAGTTGACGGTGCACCAAGCAACGTTAAAGAAGGTGTTTCTAAAGAAGAGGCTGAAGGTCTTAAAAAATCTTTAGAAGAGGCTGGAGCTACTGTTGAGCTTAAATAATTAAACTCAGTTTAAGAACTAGGTTTAGGTCTTGAGTTAACACTCAAAGGCCTAAACCATTTTTCGTATAATAAAATATATCAATTTTATTATCCCATAGTTTAAAATACGAAAAAGTTTTTGATCAATACGAAGAAAGAAAATTAGACTTAATTTATAGAACTAATTTTTAAAGATGTATTGATTATAATAAGAAAGTATAGATTAAACAGTGTGTATTTACACAAAAATAAATTACTTTTTTTTAATCAAAATTTTGTCCATTGATGATAACAAATCAGACTGAAAGATTGAATTTTGCCTCTACAAAAAATATCCCTGATTATCCAGACTTTTTGGATGTTCAGGTTAAATCTTTTAAAGATTTCTTTCAATTAGAAACGAAATCTGACGAAAGAGGCAACGAAGGGTTATACAATACCTTCATGGAAAACTTCCCAATTACAGATACAAGAAATAACTTTGTATTGGAATTCCTAGATTATTTTGTTGACCCGCCACGTTATACAATTCAAGAATGTATAGAGAGAGGTCTTACTTATAGTGTGCCTTTAAAAGCTAGGTTAAAACTATACTGTACAGATCCAGAACACGAAGATTTTGAAACTATTGTACAAGATGTTTATCTTGGAACAATTCCTTACATGACTCCTAGTGGTACTTTTGTTATTAATGGTGCCGAGCGTGTTGTAGTATCTCAATTACACCGTTCTCCAGGGGTTTTCTTTGGACAGTCATTCCACGCAAATGGAACTAAACTTTATTCTGCCAGAGTAATTCCTTTTAAAGGTTCTTGGATAGAATTCTCTACTGATATTAACAGCGTAATGTACGCATATATCGATAGAAAGAAAAAATTACCTGTAACAACTTTATTCCGTGCTATCGGTTTCGAAAGAGATAAGGATATCCTTGAAATTTTCGACTTAGCTGAAGAAATTAAAGTTTCTAAAACAGGTATTAAGAAATATATTGGAAGAAGACTTGCTGCGCGTGTTTTGAACACTTGGCACGAGGATTTCGTAGATGAGGATACTGGAGAGGTAGTTTCTATCGAGCGTAACGAAA comes from Flavobacterium sp. KACC 22761 and encodes:
- the rplL gene encoding 50S ribosomal protein L7/L12, which gives rise to MADLKQFAEQLVNLTVKEVNELATILKDEYGIEPAAAAVVVAAGGGEGAAEEAQTEFTVVLKDAGASKLAVVKLVKELTGLGLKEAKDVVDGAPSNVKEGVSKEEAEGLKKSLEEAGATVELK